The following proteins are encoded in a genomic region of Dasypus novemcinctus isolate mDasNov1 chromosome 3, mDasNov1.1.hap2, whole genome shotgun sequence:
- the CFL2 gene encoding cofilin-2 has protein sequence MASGVTVNDEVIKVFNDMKVRKSSTQEEIKKRKKAVLFCLSDDKRQIIVEEAKQILVGDIGDTVEDPYTSFVKLLPLNDCRYALYDATYETKESKKEDLVFIFWAPESAPLKSKMIYASSKDAIKKKFTGIKHEWQVNGLDDIKDRSTLGEKLGGNVVVSLEGKPL, from the exons ATG GCTTCTGGAGTTACAGTGAATGATGAAGTCATCAAAGTTTTTAATGATATGAAAGTAAGGAAATCTTCTACACAAGAGGagatcaaaaaaagaaagaaagcagttcTCTTCTGTTTAAGCGATGACAAAAGACAAATAATTGTAGAGGAAGCAAAGCAGATCTTAGTGGGTGACATTGGTGATACTGTAGAGGACCCCTACACATCATTTGTGAAGTTGCTACCTCTGAATGATTGCCGATATGCTTTGTACGATGCCACATACGAAACAAAAGAGTCTAAGAAAGAAGATCTAGTATTTATATTCTG GGCTCCTGAGAGTGCACCTTTAAAAAGCAAGATGATTTATGCTAGCTCTAAAGATgccattaaaaagaaatttacag gtattaaACACGAATGGCAAGTAAATGGCTTGGATGATATCAAGGACCGCTCAACACTTGGAGAGAAATTGGGAGGCAATGTAGTAgtttcacttgaaggaaaaccCTTATAA